A region of the Oceaniferula marina genome:
GGTTGGGCTTCTTGTCGATTTTTTCCTGACCGAGCATGCCGACCAGATAACTCAGAGCCTCACCCGCAACCAGACGGTTATTTCGCTTTTCGGCGACATCAATAGCCATCAGATAATATCTTTCGGCTTCGTCGCGCTTGGCAGTGGATTCGTAGATATTTCCCTTCATGTTGTAGGCCATATCGATGACCACACTCTGGCCAAACTCACTCTCCAGGCGTTCGATGATCGTAAGAGCCGGAGGATACTCACTCTCTGAGAAATGGCAGTTGGCACGATCATAGAGAGCATTGGGAAGATAAATATTTTTTACCGGCTCTGGGTATTTTTCCAAGAAAGCGTCCAGCAATTCGGCGGCCTTGTCCCAATATTGCAATCGGGTAAGGTTGGAACCCTGGAAATACTCCGAGTGCATCACAAACTTGCTCTCTGGATATTCTTTGACGTGTTGATCAAGGAAAGGCTGGGCTTCTTTGAAATTGCCAAGATAAAAATGGCTGCCCCCAAGAACAAACAAACAAATGTCATGCTGCTCGGTTCCCGGCTCAACCTTGTCAATCATGTAAGAGGAAACTTCGAGACTCTTTTTGTATTCCCCACCAAAGAACAGGCTGGAAAGCATCATCCGGCGAACACTCTCGCAATGGTCACTTTCAGGGAAATCCTTGAGGAAACGGCTACCGTATTCCTCGGTATCAAAAATTTCCCCAATCAAAGAGGAAACACGAACCAGATTGAACAGGTTATCCTCACGTTTCTTGCACTTCGGATAGTAAAACTCAAGCTGCTCAAGCACGCCATACACGCCACGCTGGTTTCCAGCATTGTCCTGAAGGTAAGCCATGGCCGTCAGCGTCTGGGCATCATGGGAAATCCCATCGGATTGACGCTTTTGAAGTTTGGCCTTACCGCTTTTCAGACGCTCAAGTTCGATAAGATTCAAGCCGTCCTTAATGCCTCGACGGCCTCCCAATTGGGCAACCCGGGCATCAATATCTTGAATCACATCATCTGACCCTGGAATCAGGGCATACAAACCAAAGGCAGCCTTGTACATCTTGGACTCCAATGCATTCCCTGCGAGTTTCAAGAGCACTGGAATATACTCAAGCATCTGGTACGGCTCGAGTGTGATATCCGCACGGTTCTTATTGAGGAAGTCCACCATGGCCTGCTCGTCATCATTCGCGATCACAGCCTGTGAAAGAGCAAGGAAAGCAGCAACAATACCACTGTCCGAGGTCTTCATGGTTTCCTTGTTTTTCAAGGCGGTCTCAAAATGACGAATGCCCTCGGCAATCTTTGGCTCATCCATCAGGAAATGACAAATGGCGAGGTTAATGTAAAAGCCTCCGGGTGTCGGTAGGATTTTATCGCGCTTCTCACGCTCCTTAAGGAACTTTTTGTAGAGGTCGATGGCTTTTTTGTATTCACCAATTCCCATGCTGGCTTCAGCCCAGCGCTGCAACGCAGCCTTATGAGCCGTATTGGTGGTTTGCGCCATGCCGGGAGCCCCGTTGGGAAACTTCTCGTAACACATCTTGAATGACTCGGTAGCCTTCTCAAACCATTTGGCGGCATCATCCTGATTGTTTCCACGCTTGGCAATGTTCGCGAGTTTAAGTTCGGTCAAGCCCTTACGGTAATAGATGACTCCGAACTTCGGGCCATACAACATGGGAGCGCGACCTCCGTAGTTTTTGACAATACGCTCAAACAGAGCTTGGCATTTGTCATATTGGCCTGCTTCCCAGGCTTTATTGGCATTGGACATCTGGGTGTTCAAGTCCTGAGCGTTTGCAGCCCCAAAGAGAGCAAACAACATCAGTGAACAGATAGCCAGATACCGGGTGAAGGAAGTGCGGCGTAACATCATATTCATCGTATGGAGTGATTAATGGTTTAATAAAAAGAAGTGTAAAATGGTAAAATTATCAGCGGTAATCGTGATGCGATAATTTCCCATGCCCGTCGTCCTTTAGAACGCACAGGCACGGCTATTCATTAGTAGGAAATAAACTCTCCAATCACAATCATGCAAGTGGAGAGTCTAGATAGGTTCAGTCGTTGACTTACGGGGTGTCGACCAAATCCGTGAAGGTAACGCTGTTGACTTTCGCACTGGCGAGACAGTTCAACACGTCAACCACACGCTGCTGGGCAGCTTCACCGTCGGCCCAAATCTGGACGATCGGCTCCTTGCCCCCTGCTCGGGCGGCATTGGCGTAGGAGTCGAGACGACCTTTAAGCTGCGGCAACTTGCGAACATTGGCATCCGAATCCAAAGCCTCTTGTTCGGCTCCGGTGTTGATGTAGATGGAGCCACTCTTGTCCACCTTAATGAACATGGGGGCCAGCTCCGGAGGTTCACTGGATGGTGCTGCCGCTGGCAGGGTCATCTTGAGATCCTGTTCGCGAGGTTGAATGGTTGTGGTTACCAGGAAGTAAATGAGCAAGAGGAAACAAACGTCAATCAATGACGAAATGTCCAATCCTGGTTCATCTTCTTCGAGATTGTCAGATACTTTTTTACGAGCCATGGGTAATGAAAAAGTGGGTTAAGTTAAAAGGCACTTACTTCTTATCGAATCCGTAAACTGAGAAGATCACGTTATCGACACCGGCACGAGCAGACGCACGAATCACCGTGCGAACATGCTTGAAGGACACCCCCTTGTCACCACGCAGGTGAATAATCGGAGTCAAGCCTTTGGCTTTTTCCTCGTCCTTTTTCTTTTTCACGTAATCCTCAATCGCCTCGGCATCGGGAAATTCGAGACTGGAGACTTCCGCGCGGAAGGTTCCGTCTGAGCGAACGTTGATCACAATCCGTCCTTTTCCGTCCTTGGCCTTTTTCGAATTCTCGGCCACCGGCGGATCCACCTCAGCATCCTGCTTCACCACAATCACCGTAGAGGCAACAATGAAGAAAATCAAAAGCAGGAATACCATGTCGATCATGGGTGACATGTCGACTTTTAACTCGTCGTCATCGGCACCGACGACTTTACGTAATTTGTTTGATGCCATTGTGTAAGATTCCTTTCGTGTTAGCTGTTTCTTGAATACCTGGATTTACATCCTCTTTTCGGCCTTTTCTGTCGTCCGCGCAGATCACAAAACCTGCGCGAACTGGTTCAGAAAAGTATGATGACTGGTGCTGGGTGCACCGAAGGATGTGGGATCCGGTATTAGCGGATTAAACGGCCACACCCTCTGGGATCTTAGCCAAATGTGCATCGCCATTCACGGTCTGAATGGAAGCATTAAGCAGTTC
Encoded here:
- a CDS encoding tetratricopeptide repeat protein; translated protein: MNMMLRRTSFTRYLAICSLMLFALFGAANAQDLNTQMSNANKAWEAGQYDKCQALFERIVKNYGGRAPMLYGPKFGVIYYRKGLTELKLANIAKRGNNQDDAAKWFEKATESFKMCYEKFPNGAPGMAQTTNTAHKAALQRWAEASMGIGEYKKAIDLYKKFLKEREKRDKILPTPGGFYINLAICHFLMDEPKIAEGIRHFETALKNKETMKTSDSGIVAAFLALSQAVIANDDEQAMVDFLNKNRADITLEPYQMLEYIPVLLKLAGNALESKMYKAAFGLYALIPGSDDVIQDIDARVAQLGGRRGIKDGLNLIELERLKSGKAKLQKRQSDGISHDAQTLTAMAYLQDNAGNQRGVYGVLEQLEFYYPKCKKREDNLFNLVRVSSLIGEIFDTEEYGSRFLKDFPESDHCESVRRMMLSSLFFGGEYKKSLEVSSYMIDKVEPGTEQHDICLFVLGGSHFYLGNFKEAQPFLDQHVKEYPESKFVMHSEYFQGSNLTRLQYWDKAAELLDAFLEKYPEPVKNIYLPNALYDRANCHFSESEYPPALTIIERLESEFGQSVVIDMAYNMKGNIYESTAKRDEAERYYLMAIDVAEKRNNRLVAGEALSYLVGMLGQEKIDKKPNPRIKDAVPHYDKFMTTYPSSPYKPQVVVYGMPAMKAVGREDEGLENLQGVISNLAGLQNQMFLEECVNAYSKAFLEKQGNTPEMLKEFYYNFPGIDISNKRVLALLRIATIGVYESEIQKAIAEKDDVKRRRYEQDIQTLFKDLRSEFNPKDLTNFVLLKVGDNLREKTSTPKLAVPYYEELLSRDDTFGQFKARLGIADVLGYSDSIEDNKKAITQLTEVYERAKDDEATQEKALFRLVEINAKVGDWKACEERARQYLKEKHNKKAAMVSYLFAVSFDKRNMTEDALAYYGMVYSRYTGYLTISAPSVKRVMEIMWNRDLKKGAMVGKGDEAKPLTIDDRQAAYSEIGWKYIASTRRIREENKKVTDEEKALWDEVAALVKEYESSGLVKTVEELKAERTRR
- a CDS encoding ExbD/TolR family protein, which gives rise to MASNKLRKVVGADDDELKVDMSPMIDMVFLLLIFFIVASTVIVVKQDAEVDPPVAENSKKAKDGKGRIVINVRSDGTFRAEVSSLEFPDAEAIEDYVKKKKDEEKAKGLTPIIHLRGDKGVSFKHVRTVIRASARAGVDNVIFSVYGFDKK
- a CDS encoding ExbD/TolR family protein; the encoded protein is MARKKVSDNLEEDEPGLDISSLIDVCFLLLIYFLVTTTIQPREQDLKMTLPAAAPSSEPPELAPMFIKVDKSGSIYINTGAEQEALDSDANVRKLPQLKGRLDSYANAARAGGKEPIVQIWADGEAAQQRVVDVLNCLASAKVNSVTFTDLVDTP